The Erpetoichthys calabaricus chromosome 5, fErpCal1.3, whole genome shotgun sequence genome has a segment encoding these proteins:
- the LOC114643590 gene encoding CD209 antigen-like protein B, with protein sequence MASEVFYSSVVFPKKNQQPKSQIPPVRKDNVTYAEVKMKKRPGQPVEETDSDTDTEEIRTDDPQYTNYMMIDCNPVEEVKQPCGETPVVPPVNEKKKINLLTPLLMFHCALLLAAFISLIVYYVISHKYTAKEKKLQHNLSTAENMSMLLQADLNIMQVKLSDLQNQTSALNWSCNELRFLNRDLKQNQSELQEKTREMRKNQTELLFENAKLKSNQSEQQKQNKELKDNMSTLLAEYLQLNYSHSKLTADFNKYCPVKNNERRCHICPDQWLYFKSKCYFFTTEKLKWHSSYEYCSTLEAKLVIIESEEEQNFLIEKMKEGGSYWIGLTDEKKEGQYQWVDSRPLDQRNVFWGLRENDKKKEPDNWTRKNTKGEDCVKIQVHKTFNGWYDSDCEDYTNMICEADSYFTI encoded by the exons TACGAAAAGATAATGTCACCTATgcagaagtaaaaatgaaaaaacgtcCAGGTCAACCGGTGGAAGAAACAGACTCTGACACAg ATACAGAAGAGATACGGACAGATGATCCTCAGTATACAAATTACATGATGATAGACTGTAATCCAGTAGAAGAAGTCAAGCAGCCGTGTGGGGAAACACCTGTTG TACCTCctgttaatgaaaaaaagaagatcAATTTGTTGACACCCTTGCTGATGTTTCATTGTGCTTTATTGTTGGCTGCCTTCATCTCTCTGattgtgtact ATGTAATTAGCCACAAATATACAGCAAAAGAGAAGAAATTACAACATAATCTTTCTACTGCTGAAAACATGTCAATGCTTTTACAAGCAGACCTCAACATTATGCAAGTGAAGCTGTCAGATCTGCAGAATCAGACCTCAGCACTTAACTGGAGCTGTAATGAGTTACGCTTTCTAAACAGAGACCTCAAACAGAACCAGAGTGAGCTGCAGGAGAAGACCAGAGAAATGAGAAAGAACCAAACCGAGCTGTTGTTTGAGAACGCAAAATTGAAATCAAACCAAAGTGAACAGCAGAAGCAGAACAAAGAACTAAAAGACAACATGAGTACACTGCTTGCAGAATACCTACAGCTAAATTACAGTCACAGCAAATTAACTGCAGATTTCAATAAATACTGTCCTGTTAAAAATAACG AAAGAAGGTGTCACATCTGCCCAGACCAATGgctttatttcaaatcaaaatgttactttttcaCCACTGAAAAACTGAAATGGCACTCTAGCTATGAATACTGCAGCACATTGGAAGCAAAACTGGTGATTATCGAGAGTGAAGAGGAACAG AATTTCTTAATAGAAAAGATGAAAGAAGGTGGTTCCTATTGGATTGGACTAACTGATGAGAAAAAAGAAGGTCAATATCAGTGGGTGGACAGCAGGCCTCTGGACCAGAGAAACGT TTTCTGGGGACTAAGAGAGAATGATAAGAAGAAAGAGCCGGACAACTGGACTAGAAAAAATACCAAAGGGGAAGACTGTGTGAAGATACAGGTTCACAAGACTTTTAATGGTTGGTATGATTCAGATTGTGAAGATTACACAAATATGATCTGTGAAGCAGATTCTTATTTCACTATCTAA